Proteins encoded in a region of the Natrinema salinisoli genome:
- a CDS encoding VirB4 family type IV secretion system protein yields MTTMRDLPLQSGSRAIGQVVEWLSNPTSAEGAALYVGIIVVLGAVGKFLWNRYTEDNEEEVEFSDLLEEETLEDGHAERQLLDDIAESHKTVTAPTAIEWETRAARVGEQWTTTLYIADYPDYPNDGYLSDLFEMTDVQFDLTAHITPKNQERARNELQDIADDLQVDADLEQSVRSAYLQERANEAAATYTAVENGASVFDQGLFITVRADEKDDLRDAVQTVKSALRDDPANLTPKTAICRQDLALQSAAPIGDNEFGRTSIALGGAVGALLSSPHNATILEEGGVEFGIHKDNQSPVVIDPFARDNGYAMFTVGDTGSGKSFSSKQNFIRSIEQSKDRIGIILEPLNNWAGVSEALDAKRITVGGTLGLNPLEIRETPEHVQRAMGEDASPFNEKLDDAMSFLTNFFALRGISLGDRRTTLELGLKRAYKRNGITDDITTHGNPSPTIRDMMDVFEDMVDEPEEFVVRSNEEAGKIKEDATWLLDQLRPFEEGGRHANLGQPSDFDIRDEKVIYLDLAQQEGSVDSSTALTMQLLISLVYERAKVSEKEVVFYIDEARYIMQDAASLAFLETVFRHHRHHDLSIRLVTQTVDEFFEHAESEAILDQCAVKQFHRLDGMDREWADEFGLNYAQMRFVQDAVPGNEDAGFSEALIGVDGEWRGIKVKAMPKEKEIIDFDPTTQVRSSLPGAGDGAIGTEMQEFQEVLEYRATNGEDDDADVIAAEPDGGSAEGE; encoded by the coding sequence ATGACCACGATGCGTGACCTGCCCCTCCAGTCTGGTAGCCGCGCTATCGGCCAAGTAGTCGAGTGGCTCTCGAACCCGACGTCGGCCGAAGGTGCGGCTCTCTACGTCGGGATCATTGTCGTCCTCGGCGCCGTCGGGAAATTCCTCTGGAACAGGTACACCGAGGACAACGAAGAAGAGGTCGAGTTCTCGGACCTACTCGAGGAGGAAACGCTCGAAGACGGGCACGCCGAACGCCAGCTCCTCGACGACATCGCCGAGTCACACAAGACGGTCACGGCGCCGACCGCCATCGAGTGGGAAACACGAGCTGCACGGGTCGGGGAGCAGTGGACGACGACGCTGTACATCGCTGACTATCCGGACTATCCCAACGACGGCTACCTCAGCGACCTCTTCGAGATGACCGACGTCCAGTTCGACCTGACGGCACACATCACGCCGAAGAACCAGGAACGGGCACGGAATGAACTGCAGGATATCGCTGATGACCTTCAGGTCGACGCCGATCTCGAACAGAGCGTGCGGAGTGCCTACCTGCAGGAACGCGCCAACGAGGCCGCAGCGACGTACACAGCCGTCGAGAACGGCGCGAGCGTCTTCGACCAAGGGCTGTTCATCACGGTGCGAGCTGACGAAAAAGACGACCTCAGAGACGCCGTCCAGACGGTCAAAAGTGCGCTCCGCGACGATCCGGCGAACCTCACGCCGAAGACCGCGATCTGCCGGCAAGACCTCGCCCTCCAGTCCGCCGCGCCCATCGGCGACAACGAATTCGGCCGGACGTCGATCGCGCTCGGCGGCGCCGTCGGCGCGTTGCTGTCCTCGCCGCACAACGCGACGATACTCGAGGAGGGCGGCGTCGAGTTCGGGATTCACAAGGACAACCAGAGCCCGGTTGTCATCGACCCGTTCGCTCGAGACAACGGGTACGCGATGTTCACCGTCGGCGACACGGGGTCGGGGAAGTCGTTCAGCTCCAAGCAGAACTTCATCCGGTCGATCGAGCAGAGCAAGGACCGCATCGGCATCATCCTCGAACCGCTGAACAACTGGGCTGGCGTCTCGGAGGCGCTGGATGCCAAGCGGATCACCGTCGGCGGGACGCTCGGCCTCAACCCCCTGGAGATTCGGGAGACCCCCGAACACGTCCAGCGAGCGATGGGTGAGGACGCCAGCCCGTTCAACGAGAAGCTCGACGACGCGATGAGCTTCCTCACCAACTTCTTCGCGCTTCGTGGGATCTCACTGGGCGACCGCCGGACGACGCTCGAACTCGGTCTCAAGCGAGCGTACAAGCGCAACGGCATCACCGACGACATCACCACGCACGGCAATCCGAGTCCGACCATCCGGGACATGATGGACGTCTTTGAGGACATGGTCGACGAGCCCGAGGAGTTCGTCGTCCGGTCCAACGAGGAAGCAGGGAAGATCAAAGAGGATGCGACGTGGCTGCTCGACCAGCTCCGCCCCTTCGAGGAGGGTGGTCGGCACGCCAACCTCGGGCAGCCATCGGATTTCGACATTCGCGACGAAAAGGTCATCTACCTCGACCTCGCCCAGCAGGAGGGCAGCGTCGACAGTAGTACGGCGCTGACGATGCAGCTGCTCATCTCACTGGTCTACGAGCGTGCGAAAGTCTCGGAGAAAGAGGTCGTATTCTACATCGACGAAGCGCGGTACATCATGCAGGACGCAGCGAGTCTCGCCTTCCTCGAGACGGTGTTCCGACACCACCGCCACCACGACCTCTCGATCCGACTGGTCACGCAGACCGTCGACGAGTTCTTCGAGCACGCCGAGTCCGAGGCGATTCTGGATCAGTGTGCGGTCAAGCAGTTCCACCGATTGGACGGAATGGACAGGGAGTGGGCCGACGAGTTCGGGTTGAACTACGCGCAGATGCGGTTCGTCCAGGATGCCGTCCCCGGCAACGAGGACGCCGGCTTCTCGGAGGCACTCATCGGCGTTGACGGTGAGTGGCGCGGGATCAAGGTCAAAGCGATGCCCAAGGAGAAGGAGATCATCGACTTCGATCCGACCACACAGGTTCGGTCCTCGCTCCCTGGCGCCGGCGACGGCGCCATCGGTACCGAGATGCAGGAGTTCCAGGAGGTGCTCGAATACCGAGCAACGAACGGCGAAGACGACGACGCAGATGTCATCGCAGCCGAACCGGACGGCGGGTCTGCCGAGGGGGAGTAG